In a genomic window of Phalacrocorax aristotelis chromosome 8, bGulAri2.1, whole genome shotgun sequence:
- the RARS1 gene encoding arginine--tRNA ligase, cytoplasmic isoform X2: MEGRVAQSAARLARQENEIKLLTAEIEHLKNFGCLGVSPSLEGLRDENAKLKYRLNFLRKSLQEERSKTAKSMININSCLQEIFGAAIQAAYPDLENPPLVVTPSQQPKFGDYQCNSAMGITQILLKTKEQKVSPREIAEKISKNIPANECIEKVEIAGPGFINVHLRKDFVSKQLSSLLMNGVQPPAVGKRKKVVVDFSSPNIAKEMHVGHLRSTIIGESMCRLFEFAGYDVLRLNHLGDWGTQFGMLIAHLQDKFPDYLTVSPPIGDLQAFYKESKRRFDTEEEFKKRAYQCVVLLQSKNPDFIKAWELICDVSRKEFQKIYNCLDITLIERGESFYHEMMKDIVKEFEDKGFVQVDDGRKIVFVPGFPVPLTIMKSDGGYTYDTSDLAALKHRVCEEKADILIYVVDSGQSVHLQTVFAAGQMIGWYDPKVTRVAHAAFGVVLGEDKKKFKTRSGDTVRLMDLLEEGLKRAMEKLKDKERDKVLTAEELKAAQTSVAFGCIKYADLSHNRLNDYVFSFDKMLDDRGNTAAYLLYAFTRIRAIARLANIDEQMLRKAAKEEVLILDHEKEWKLGKCILRFPEILQKILEDLLLHTLCDYLYELATTFTEFYDNCYCVEKDRQSGQIVKVNMWRLLLCEATATVMAKGFDILGIKPVQRM, translated from the exons ATGGAGGGGCGCGTGGCGCAGTCCGCAGCGCGGCTGGCGCGGCAG gaaaacgAGATCAAGTTGTTAACTGCAGAAATTGAGCATCTGAAGAACTTTGGATGCTTGGGAGTCTCCCCAAGTTTGGAAGGGTTGCGAGACGAAAACGCAAAACTTAAGTATCGGTTAAATTTCCTTCGAAAG agccttcaggaggaaagaagtaaaacagcaaaaagcatgATTAATATCAACAGCTGTCTTCAGGAGATCTTTGGAGCTGCTATTCAGGCTGCCTACCCAGATTTAGAAAACCCTCCACTAGTAGTGACACCAAGTCAGCAGCCCAAATTTGGGGATTACCAGTGTAACAGCGCCATGGGCATAACACAG ATACTGCTCAAAACCAAGGAACAGAAGGTTAGCCCAAGAGAAATTGCTGagaaaatatcaaaaaataTTCCTGCCAATGAATGTATCGAAAAGGTCGAAATTGCTGGTCCTG GTTTTATCAATGTCCACTTGAGGAAGGATTTTGTATCGAAGCAGCTGAGCAGTTTATTGATGAATGGAGTTCAACCACCAGCTGttggcaaaaggaaaaag GTGGTGGTGGATTTTTCATCCCCTAACATTGCAAAGGAGATGCATGTTGGCCACCTGCGGTCTACCATCATTGGAGAAAGCATGTGTCGCCTGTTCGAATTTGCAGGTTATGATGTTCTGAG GTTAAACCATTTAGGAGATTGGGGCACCCAGTTTGGAATGCTCATTGCTCACCTCCAAGACAAATTTCCGGATTACTTAACTGTTTCTCCTCCCATTGGGGATCTCCAAGCTTTTTACAAG GAATCCAAGAGGAGGTTTGACACAGAGGAGGAATTTAAGAAACGTGCCTATCAATGtgtggtgctgctgcagagcaaaaaCCCAGACTTCATTAAAGCGTGGGAACTGATCTGTGATGTGTCGCGGAAAG aGTTCCAGAAAATCTACAACTGCTTGGACATCACACTCATAGAGAGAGGGGAATCATTCTACCATGAGATGATGAAAGACATCGTGAAAGAATTTGAAGATAAAG GATTTGTCCAGGTCGATGACGGCCGGAAGATTGTGTTTGTTCCAGGTTTCCCTGTCCCATTGACAATCATGAAATCGGATGGAGGTTACACGTACGACACGTCTGACTTAGCTGCTCTTAAACACAGGGTGTGCGAAGAGAAGGCTGATATCCTTATTTATGTTGTTGATAGCGGCCAG TCTGTGCATTTACAAACAGTGTTTGCAGCTGGACAGATGATCGGTTGGTATGATCCCAAAGTAACCAGAGTGGCCCATGCTGCGTTCGGAGTGGTGCTGGGAGAAGACAA GAAGAAGTTCAAAACTCGTTCAGGGGATACAGTACGTCTTATGGATCTGCTGGAAGAAGGGCTGAAACGAGCcatggaaaagctgaaagacaAGGAACGGGACAAG GTCCTCACAGCAGAAGAGCTGAAAGCTGCCCAGACATCAGTTGCTTTTGGATGTATTAAGTATGCAGATCTCTCCCACAACAGACTAAACGATTACGTATTCTCCTTCGACAAGATGCTAGATGACCGAGGAAACACAGCTGCATATTTGCTGTATGCCTTTACACGGATCAG GGCTATTGCTCGCCTGGCCAATATTGATGAGCAGATGCTGCGGAAGGCAGCCAAGGAGGAGGTGCTCATCCTTGACCATGAGAAGGAGTGGAAACTGGGCAAGTGCATCCTGAGGTTCCCTGAGATCCTGCAGAAGATCCTGGAGGACTTGTTATTGCACACGCTCTGTGACTACCTTTATGAGCTGGCCACTACCTTCACCGAGTTCTACGACAACTGCTACTGCGTTGAGAAGGACAGGCAGAGTG GCCAGATCGTGAAGGTGAACAtgtggaggctgctgctgtgcgAAGCCACTGCCACCGTCATGGCCAAAGGATTTGACATCCTGGGGATTAAGCCTGTGCAGAGGATGTAG
- the RARS1 gene encoding arginine--tRNA ligase, cytoplasmic isoform X3, with translation MININSCLQEIFGAAIQAAYPDLENPPLVVTPSQQPKFGDYQCNSAMGITQILLKTKEQKVSPREIAEKISKNIPANECIEKVEIAGPGFINVHLRKDFVSKQLSSLLMNGVQPPAVGKRKKVVVDFSSPNIAKEMHVGHLRSTIIGESMCRLFEFAGYDVLRLNHLGDWGTQFGMLIAHLQDKFPDYLTVSPPIGDLQAFYKESKRRFDTEEEFKKRAYQCVVLLQSKNPDFIKAWELICDVSRKEFQKIYNCLDITLIERGESFYHEMMKDIVKEFEDKGFVQVDDGRKIVFVPGFPVPLTIMKSDGGYTYDTSDLAALKHRVCEEKADILIYVVDSGQSVHLQTVFAAGQMIGWYDPKVTRVAHAAFGVVLGEDKKKFKTRSGDTVRLMDLLEEGLKRAMEKLKDKERDKVLTAEELKAAQTSVAFGCIKYADLSHNRLNDYVFSFDKMLDDRGNTAAYLLYAFTRIRAIARLANIDEQMLRKAAKEEVLILDHEKEWKLGKCILRFPEILQKILEDLLLHTLCDYLYELATTFTEFYDNCYCVEKDRQSGQIVKVNMWRLLLCEATATVMAKGFDILGIKPVQRM, from the exons atgATTAATATCAACAGCTGTCTTCAGGAGATCTTTGGAGCTGCTATTCAGGCTGCCTACCCAGATTTAGAAAACCCTCCACTAGTAGTGACACCAAGTCAGCAGCCCAAATTTGGGGATTACCAGTGTAACAGCGCCATGGGCATAACACAG ATACTGCTCAAAACCAAGGAACAGAAGGTTAGCCCAAGAGAAATTGCTGagaaaatatcaaaaaataTTCCTGCCAATGAATGTATCGAAAAGGTCGAAATTGCTGGTCCTG GTTTTATCAATGTCCACTTGAGGAAGGATTTTGTATCGAAGCAGCTGAGCAGTTTATTGATGAATGGAGTTCAACCACCAGCTGttggcaaaaggaaaaag GTGGTGGTGGATTTTTCATCCCCTAACATTGCAAAGGAGATGCATGTTGGCCACCTGCGGTCTACCATCATTGGAGAAAGCATGTGTCGCCTGTTCGAATTTGCAGGTTATGATGTTCTGAG GTTAAACCATTTAGGAGATTGGGGCACCCAGTTTGGAATGCTCATTGCTCACCTCCAAGACAAATTTCCGGATTACTTAACTGTTTCTCCTCCCATTGGGGATCTCCAAGCTTTTTACAAG GAATCCAAGAGGAGGTTTGACACAGAGGAGGAATTTAAGAAACGTGCCTATCAATGtgtggtgctgctgcagagcaaaaaCCCAGACTTCATTAAAGCGTGGGAACTGATCTGTGATGTGTCGCGGAAAG aGTTCCAGAAAATCTACAACTGCTTGGACATCACACTCATAGAGAGAGGGGAATCATTCTACCATGAGATGATGAAAGACATCGTGAAAGAATTTGAAGATAAAG GATTTGTCCAGGTCGATGACGGCCGGAAGATTGTGTTTGTTCCAGGTTTCCCTGTCCCATTGACAATCATGAAATCGGATGGAGGTTACACGTACGACACGTCTGACTTAGCTGCTCTTAAACACAGGGTGTGCGAAGAGAAGGCTGATATCCTTATTTATGTTGTTGATAGCGGCCAG TCTGTGCATTTACAAACAGTGTTTGCAGCTGGACAGATGATCGGTTGGTATGATCCCAAAGTAACCAGAGTGGCCCATGCTGCGTTCGGAGTGGTGCTGGGAGAAGACAA GAAGAAGTTCAAAACTCGTTCAGGGGATACAGTACGTCTTATGGATCTGCTGGAAGAAGGGCTGAAACGAGCcatggaaaagctgaaagacaAGGAACGGGACAAG GTCCTCACAGCAGAAGAGCTGAAAGCTGCCCAGACATCAGTTGCTTTTGGATGTATTAAGTATGCAGATCTCTCCCACAACAGACTAAACGATTACGTATTCTCCTTCGACAAGATGCTAGATGACCGAGGAAACACAGCTGCATATTTGCTGTATGCCTTTACACGGATCAG GGCTATTGCTCGCCTGGCCAATATTGATGAGCAGATGCTGCGGAAGGCAGCCAAGGAGGAGGTGCTCATCCTTGACCATGAGAAGGAGTGGAAACTGGGCAAGTGCATCCTGAGGTTCCCTGAGATCCTGCAGAAGATCCTGGAGGACTTGTTATTGCACACGCTCTGTGACTACCTTTATGAGCTGGCCACTACCTTCACCGAGTTCTACGACAACTGCTACTGCGTTGAGAAGGACAGGCAGAGTG GCCAGATCGTGAAGGTGAACAtgtggaggctgctgctgtgcgAAGCCACTGCCACCGTCATGGCCAAAGGATTTGACATCCTGGGGATTAAGCCTGTGCAGAGGATGTAG
- the RARS1 gene encoding arginine--tRNA ligase, cytoplasmic isoform X1: MMKENPNQIAVLKSLPMENEIKLLTAEIEHLKNFGCLGVSPSLEGLRDENAKLKYRLNFLRKSLQEERSKTAKSMININSCLQEIFGAAIQAAYPDLENPPLVVTPSQQPKFGDYQCNSAMGITQILLKTKEQKVSPREIAEKISKNIPANECIEKVEIAGPGFINVHLRKDFVSKQLSSLLMNGVQPPAVGKRKKVVVDFSSPNIAKEMHVGHLRSTIIGESMCRLFEFAGYDVLRLNHLGDWGTQFGMLIAHLQDKFPDYLTVSPPIGDLQAFYKESKRRFDTEEEFKKRAYQCVVLLQSKNPDFIKAWELICDVSRKEFQKIYNCLDITLIERGESFYHEMMKDIVKEFEDKGFVQVDDGRKIVFVPGFPVPLTIMKSDGGYTYDTSDLAALKHRVCEEKADILIYVVDSGQSVHLQTVFAAGQMIGWYDPKVTRVAHAAFGVVLGEDKKKFKTRSGDTVRLMDLLEEGLKRAMEKLKDKERDKVLTAEELKAAQTSVAFGCIKYADLSHNRLNDYVFSFDKMLDDRGNTAAYLLYAFTRIRAIARLANIDEQMLRKAAKEEVLILDHEKEWKLGKCILRFPEILQKILEDLLLHTLCDYLYELATTFTEFYDNCYCVEKDRQSGQIVKVNMWRLLLCEATATVMAKGFDILGIKPVQRM, encoded by the exons ATGATGAAGGAAAATCCAAATCAAATTGCTGTTCTGAAAAGTTTGCCAATG gaaaacgAGATCAAGTTGTTAACTGCAGAAATTGAGCATCTGAAGAACTTTGGATGCTTGGGAGTCTCCCCAAGTTTGGAAGGGTTGCGAGACGAAAACGCAAAACTTAAGTATCGGTTAAATTTCCTTCGAAAG agccttcaggaggaaagaagtaaaacagcaaaaagcatgATTAATATCAACAGCTGTCTTCAGGAGATCTTTGGAGCTGCTATTCAGGCTGCCTACCCAGATTTAGAAAACCCTCCACTAGTAGTGACACCAAGTCAGCAGCCCAAATTTGGGGATTACCAGTGTAACAGCGCCATGGGCATAACACAG ATACTGCTCAAAACCAAGGAACAGAAGGTTAGCCCAAGAGAAATTGCTGagaaaatatcaaaaaataTTCCTGCCAATGAATGTATCGAAAAGGTCGAAATTGCTGGTCCTG GTTTTATCAATGTCCACTTGAGGAAGGATTTTGTATCGAAGCAGCTGAGCAGTTTATTGATGAATGGAGTTCAACCACCAGCTGttggcaaaaggaaaaag GTGGTGGTGGATTTTTCATCCCCTAACATTGCAAAGGAGATGCATGTTGGCCACCTGCGGTCTACCATCATTGGAGAAAGCATGTGTCGCCTGTTCGAATTTGCAGGTTATGATGTTCTGAG GTTAAACCATTTAGGAGATTGGGGCACCCAGTTTGGAATGCTCATTGCTCACCTCCAAGACAAATTTCCGGATTACTTAACTGTTTCTCCTCCCATTGGGGATCTCCAAGCTTTTTACAAG GAATCCAAGAGGAGGTTTGACACAGAGGAGGAATTTAAGAAACGTGCCTATCAATGtgtggtgctgctgcagagcaaaaaCCCAGACTTCATTAAAGCGTGGGAACTGATCTGTGATGTGTCGCGGAAAG aGTTCCAGAAAATCTACAACTGCTTGGACATCACACTCATAGAGAGAGGGGAATCATTCTACCATGAGATGATGAAAGACATCGTGAAAGAATTTGAAGATAAAG GATTTGTCCAGGTCGATGACGGCCGGAAGATTGTGTTTGTTCCAGGTTTCCCTGTCCCATTGACAATCATGAAATCGGATGGAGGTTACACGTACGACACGTCTGACTTAGCTGCTCTTAAACACAGGGTGTGCGAAGAGAAGGCTGATATCCTTATTTATGTTGTTGATAGCGGCCAG TCTGTGCATTTACAAACAGTGTTTGCAGCTGGACAGATGATCGGTTGGTATGATCCCAAAGTAACCAGAGTGGCCCATGCTGCGTTCGGAGTGGTGCTGGGAGAAGACAA GAAGAAGTTCAAAACTCGTTCAGGGGATACAGTACGTCTTATGGATCTGCTGGAAGAAGGGCTGAAACGAGCcatggaaaagctgaaagacaAGGAACGGGACAAG GTCCTCACAGCAGAAGAGCTGAAAGCTGCCCAGACATCAGTTGCTTTTGGATGTATTAAGTATGCAGATCTCTCCCACAACAGACTAAACGATTACGTATTCTCCTTCGACAAGATGCTAGATGACCGAGGAAACACAGCTGCATATTTGCTGTATGCCTTTACACGGATCAG GGCTATTGCTCGCCTGGCCAATATTGATGAGCAGATGCTGCGGAAGGCAGCCAAGGAGGAGGTGCTCATCCTTGACCATGAGAAGGAGTGGAAACTGGGCAAGTGCATCCTGAGGTTCCCTGAGATCCTGCAGAAGATCCTGGAGGACTTGTTATTGCACACGCTCTGTGACTACCTTTATGAGCTGGCCACTACCTTCACCGAGTTCTACGACAACTGCTACTGCGTTGAGAAGGACAGGCAGAGTG GCCAGATCGTGAAGGTGAACAtgtggaggctgctgctgtgcgAAGCCACTGCCACCGTCATGGCCAAAGGATTTGACATCCTGGGGATTAAGCCTGTGCAGAGGATGTAG